The following nucleotide sequence is from Leptolyngbya sp. SIO1E4.
TCCTTCAACCCAGATTCCAGTTGACTAAAAATGGTCCCAACCTGTTCATCCGTCAGGGTATTGTGGATACCTTTACAGTCAAAGCCGAAGACAAAACACAGATGCTCTCGATTCTGGCCCTTCGTGAGCACATAGGCTCCGACCCGTCGCCCTCGCAGTTCGACCCGCAGCATGGCGGCGAGATTGAGGGCATCTTCAAAAGGGGTCAGGGTGCCGACGAATTGGCCGCCGAGTTTGAGGCGGTGTTTGCCGATTTTCTGTTTCATGGTAGATAAATCTCAGATATCGGGCATAGCCGCGACTCCAGGTGGGAGTCGGCACGAATTTGGCCGTGAACTTCCAGCTTTGCCCCCCTGTGAGAATCCACCAGGTAGACATGCCCCAAGCGGCGATGAAGCCGATCGATAGCCAACTGAGATTGAACCCGCGACCCACCAGGTATGACACCCCGGTAATACAGAACCACGGGATGATTTGATCAGCAGGAATAGGGCCTAAGCGGGGTTGGGCTCCCAGAATGGCGTTGACCGGGCGAAAGTGAGAGGGCATAAATCGCTCAAGGGGGCTGAAAGAACAGGTGGTAGTTGCACCCTCGATCTGATGAACCAACGACCTTTAACCAGTAATGAGCGTCGTCAGGATGTCACCAGCGGTGACGGCGATGATGATAATGAGCGGTGTGCGAGCGATCGTTTGCCAATCCTCATCTTGGCGAGCGCCATTGATAACGCGCACCAGGGAGATACCTACATAGAGCAGGAAAAGACCTCGCAGAACGTTGAAGACCAGCGGAATCGCCTCTCCCGTTGCCGCGCCAAAATTGGTCTGCATCCAGGTTTCAGCCCCGCCAAAGAATTGTGCTTGGGCCGGAAAGGCCAGTACGGTCAGAAGTGACAGCAAACTGAGACCGATGGCTAGAATCATTTGGCGGTGGGCAGTCCAGCTTCTAGAAGCGTTGGTAGAAACACCCGCTTTGCCGGTCACCTCTTGTCGCCAGATCAGGCCCAAGCCGCTACCGGCAATCACGAGCAAGAGCAAAGCTGGACCGTGGAGCACAAAATTAGCGCTCATACACCCCACCATGATCGCGGCCAATAGTGAACATGGCAGTTGACAAAAATAACAGGTAATTTGCGCCGCAAAATCGAACGGAGAAGCCAAAACTTCTGCACGCACTTTTGAATGCTGACGGATCATTTCAGTCTCCTTAAATTAGGTCAGACTGTCTTAACTCGCGTGTTCAAAAACCAGCTCTAGACGTGACTCAACTTCTGGAAAGATTTGATCACTATAGCAACGAATTTCAGGAATCGAAATTATCAACCTCTCGCTTTGAGGGCATCCATCAATGTCTAAAAGGCTAGCCAAAATCCTAGAATTTGTGGCCAGATCCGTAACGATGCGTGATTTCAATCAAGTGCTTGAATATTTCAGCAAGAATACCGAGAGTGCTTATTTCACTAATACACGACCCAAATAATAAATAGGATAAATTGATACTTCGAGTCTTCTAATATACAAAAGGTCAGATGTATAAAAACCGAGTATTTTTCGTGATTCCGATCACATTAGCAGCCCTGAAAATGTCTGAAATAGGGTTTTGAATAAGTTCTCCTTTACCCTTGAATCTTCAACTTAAATACGTCCTCAAAAGCCAGCATTAATGAGTCATTACAATGGTCAGTACAGACTTTTACGAGTTTTGACGTCAATACGTATTGACGTTCTTAAGTTGAGTGGCTTTAATGGCGACATATTCCCTCGTTCGGTGAAGACGCCCAGCCTTTCAGAAAGTTCTGGGTTTGGTTATCGGGAGCGATCGCCCATGAAGACGTTGAGCTGCTTGTCACTCTCGGGAGGACAGGGGAAAACCTCGATCTCGCTATTGCTAGGCCGACTGTTGGCGCAGCAGGGGCGGCGGGTGTTGATGGTGGATGCCGACCCTCAAGCAAATCTGACGTTTTATTTAGGTCATGATGTGCAGCCAGATGCCCCAACACTACTGGAAGTGTTGAAGCGTCAGGTAGAGACGGCGGCGGGCATTTATCCCCTGGCTTACGAGCATCTGTATCTGTTGCCTGCTGATGAGGGGCTGCATCAGGCCCAAGAGTATTTGGCCACCAGCGGCATGGGCGCGTTGGCGTTGCGTTACAGCTTGGAAGCTGTGGGTGAGCTATTCGATGTTTGCCTGATCGATTCACCGCCCCAGCGCACTCAGATTTGTCTATCGGTCGTCGGCACGTCGGACTGGGTGTTGATTCCAGCCGAGGCCTCGACCAAGGGGGTAAACTCACTGCTGCGCAGTCTAGAGCTATTGGAGGAGATGCGGCGCATCCGGGCGTTTACGGGGCAGGTGCTGGGGGTGCTACCGTTTCGTGATAAGTGGTTTGGCCGATCGCAGGCGACGGATAGTCGAGAGGCGATCTCGGCGATGCGACAAGTTGCAGGCGAGATTCGAGTACTGCCGTCGATTTTGGAGAGTGAGCGCTACAAGCAAGCGATTCGGCAGGGGCGGTTATTGGCAGAGCTGGGGTATGGGGAGTTGGAATTCCCGCTGCGGCGGGTGATTGAGATTTTGGAACAGGTGTAGGTCATGAATGAAGATGCGCTAGAGAGACTGATGCAACAGCAGCGCCCGACCGTGCCGCCACGAACTGACGGGCTGGAGGAGACGTCCCGTGTGAAGTCTCGTCAACCGGATGCAGACGCATCCGTGACATCAAGATACAGTGACTCTGATGAGTCTGAGAGTGTTGACGTCAACATGTCTATGAGTCAAGGGGAAGGGGCCGATCTGCCCCAGTTGGTGCGCACGACGACGCGGTTGGAAGCGGATATTGATAAGGCGCTACGGCATCTCTGCATGGATGAGAAGATCACCAAGGAGGTATGGTTTGAGGCGGCGTATCAGTATCTAGCGGAGCATCCCAAGGCGATGAAGGTGGTGAATGGCATCGCGAAGGAGCGGTATCAACGGCGGAAGCGGGCGGCGGATTTAAGGAAGTTGGAGACGATGCAGAAGCGGTTAAAGGGGCAATAATGCAACTTTTCTCAAAATTCGGTCAATATCAGTAACTTGGTATGCCAATATCAATCGAGATATTTAACTAAGATGTCTTAACACTTAGTTTTGAATCACACTCTCCGGCGGCGTATAAGTCTCGGTTTGGCTCCTATAAAAATTGTGAACTGACTTGTGGAGCAGTGATATGAGTTCAGGTTTTTCGGCAGGGCCTCAAGCACTCGGTTATCTTTACCAAATTCGCTATGCATTATACCTTACTTTGGAAAATCGGGAAGAACTTCAACTATCAATTGAAAGCCTCGATGATGTTACTTTTGATGATCAAGGTACACCTACGGAACTTCTACAACTGAAACATCATGTAAACCAAGCATCTCTTACGAATAGAAGTAGAGATCTCTGGAAAACGATTCGTGTATGGAGTAGCTTAACCAAAGATGAACTGGTATCATCCAATACATTGCTTACTTTGGTTACTACGGGATTAGCTCCTGAAAATTCAATCTCATCCCTTCTAAGACATGGAACTGATAGGAACCCACAACTGGCGACACAGCAACTACGTAGCATTGCTCAGTCAGACACTCAGAGTCTAGCCAAAGAATTTGAAGCTTTTAATGCGTTGACAGATTCTGAGCAAGAACAGCTAGTTGACTCTATACAAATCATTGATGCTTCACCCCAAATTAATGATGTTGTCCCAAGAATAAAGCAAAGAATCAAGTTTTCTGTAAGGAGAGAGCACTTACATAACCTCTATGAAAGATTGGAAGGATGGTGGTTTTCAAAGGTAGTTAACCATCTTAATGAGGAATCTGCTGTACCAATTTCAGGATTTGAGGTTCACGATAAAATTTGTGACATCGCAGAACAGTTTAAACCTGATGCTTTACCTATAGATTATTTCGAACTTCAACCATCTGAACCACCTGATATTGACGCAGATGATCGTCGATTTGTGATGCAGCTTAAAGCCATTGCAATTAATAATAAGCGCATTGAAAAGGCCATTTTGGATTACTACAGGGCGTTTGAGCAACGATCTAGATGGGCTCGCGAAGATTTATTATTCAGTGATGAAATAGAGCAGTATGAAAAGAAGCTAATTGATGAGTGGGATCGCTATCGATTGATGCTTCAGGATGAATTGATTCTTGAAGATGAAGATGAAACAGTGCATCAGCAATTTGGGCGCAGATTATATAACTGGGTAGATCAAACAGCAGATATTCGAATACGGCCTCAGGTTGCTGAAGAATATGTAATGCGTGGAAGTTACCACATATTAGCTGACAAAATTTCACCTATTGTATGTTGGCATCCCAAATT
It contains:
- a CDS encoding ParA family protein is translated as MKTLSCLSLSGGQGKTSISLLLGRLLAQQGRRVLMVDADPQANLTFYLGHDVQPDAPTLLEVLKRQVETAAGIYPLAYEHLYLLPADEGLHQAQEYLATSGMGALALRYSLEAVGELFDVCLIDSPPQRTQICLSVVGTSDWVLIPAEASTKGVNSLLRSLELLEEMRRIRAFTGQVLGVLPFRDKWFGRSQATDSREAISAMRQVAGEIRVLPSILESERYKQAIRQGRLLAELGYGELEFPLRRVIEILEQV